The genomic DNA TTTCGGGACGCGGCTTCCACGTGATGGGTGCCCGGTGCAGTTGGAGGAGGAGAGAGAGTGGCAACACCCCCAGGCGGTTCGTCTTCGGGCAACTGGTCCTACGGCCCCGGCCAGGGCCAGGGTCAGGGTGAGCAGAACCGGTACAACTTCCCCTCCGCACCCAGCCCGCGGCGTCAGCCGTACGCACCCCAGGGCCCCCAGGGTCCCGGTCCCTCGCCGTACGACCAGCCGTCGGCGCCGCGCATCCAGCCCGTGCAGCCACAGCGACGCTCCCCCGAGCCGGCGCCCGCAGGGTCGTCGAGCAACCCCCTGGTGCGCCCGTACGCCATGACGGGCGGCCGCACCAGGCCGCGGTACCAGCTCGCCATCGAGGCGCTGGTGCACACCACTGCGCAGCCGCACCAGATGCAGGGGCAACTGCCCGAGCATCAGCGGATCTGCAACCTCTGCCGAGAGATCAAGTCGGTCGCCGAAGTCTCGGCGCTGCTCACGATCCCCCTCGGCGTGGCCAGGATCCTCGTCGCCGACTTGGCGGAGGCGGGCCTGGTCGCCATCCATCAGCCCGGCGGCGACGAAAACGCCGGTGGCCAGCCAGACGTGACTTTGCTCGAAAGGGTGCTCAGTGGACTTCGCAAGCTCTAGCGGAGGGCCTTCCCGCTCCACCACGTCCGCGAAAATCGTGGTGGCAGGCGGCTTCGGCGTGGGCAAGACCACGTTCGTCGGTGCCGTCTCGGAGATCAATCCGCTGCGCACCGAGGCCGTCATGACGTCCGCGTCCGCGGGCATCGACGACCTCACCCACACCGGGGACAAAACCACCACCACGGTGGCCATGGACTTCGGCCGCATCACCCTGGACCAGGACC from Streptomyces avermitilis MA-4680 = NBRC 14893 includes the following:
- a CDS encoding DUF742 domain-containing protein, translated to MATPPGGSSSGNWSYGPGQGQGQGEQNRYNFPSAPSPRRQPYAPQGPQGPGPSPYDQPSAPRIQPVQPQRRSPEPAPAGSSSNPLVRPYAMTGGRTRPRYQLAIEALVHTTAQPHQMQGQLPEHQRICNLCREIKSVAEVSALLTIPLGVARILVADLAEAGLVAIHQPGGDENAGGQPDVTLLERVLSGLRKL